The Capsicum annuum cultivar UCD-10X-F1 chromosome 3, UCD10Xv1.1, whole genome shotgun sequence genomic sequence TGCGGCTGCGATCTCCATTCATTCAACTTACTGAGTATCTCTTTCCGAGCTTTTCCCATCAGCATATTCCGGTTTTCAAGTGGTGTCAGCTCCCTTGTACTGTTAAACTTGCTAGAAGAGAAACCATAAGCCCTTTCTGCATAGTGAGGTATATTGGATCCATAACGGATTCCATTGTCATCAAGCTTTCTCTGTTTAAGAGGAGGCTGTCTAGTCTGTGAATCATCACGTTCTCTCTTCATTTTCTCATGTGCCTGCTGAACAACATTTGCAGCTTTTGCTGCAATGGAAGGATCCGAGCTACCAACACCAGCCATTCTGGAAAATGAGTCCTGCTGAAAGTTCGAATAATTCGCAGTATTAGAACTTGCTGGTGCTGATCCTGATGTTTTTCCAGCACTAGCATTTCTTCCTATTGGGAATTGATTTCCATTAGGTGCATGATTCCCAGCATTCTGATGCCACTGACGCGTAGAATTGGATGATTTTGCATGATTGAACGGTGGGGCTGTTTCTGTGGCCATAAAAGCTTCATGACAGTTGGGGCACAGAAGAGTGTGGTTAAGATAAATtttcaaatactcataatgcatcTTGCATCGGTGGCAAATGGTCCAGAAAGTATCACTTCTTTGGTTGGCTGAAGAATTAACTGATGAAGAGGGCACCCGAGAAGCATTTTTCTGAGTCTTCGAAGTCTTACTAGTAAAATTATGAAACCCATTTCGTGGAGGTGCTGACGGACCACCCGAGTGTACTGGAGCTTTCTGCTGGAATCCTTTTGAACTCCTCCTCTGGTTATATGCCAACCTCTTGGATTTATCACTCAACAAGCTCCAGGCCTCAGAGAGAAGTTTAAATGCACCTTCAGCACCAACAGATTTGTTTTTATCGGGGTGGAGAATGAGAGCTAGCTTCCTGTACTGTTTCCTCACTGTTTCATCATCAGTTGACGGGCTCACACCAAGTACCCCATACCAATCCACTTCCCCACTTATTTTATTTTCAGCAGCGATGTAGATATCAAGTGTTGTTAACATCTGGGCTAGAGCGTCAAGCCCCGGATACAAAGCCTGAGCTTTCAAGGCAAATTTCTTTGCACCAGCATAATCCTTTTGTTCAAACTTCCGCTCTGCAATTATTTTTGCTCTGAGGGCCTCGTCTTTATTGCACTCCATAGTTTGTAAATGTGATTTCAAAAGTTCCTTGGGTGATCTCCAATCAGTATGTCACTCAGTATCACTGAAACcaccaaaatatataaatcatgttcAAGTGAATGTCAGGTACTGATGACTCACTCTCTTCCCCTAAAGCACAGTATCCTTCAAATCATCTAATGCCTGATTCACAACAAGGGAGAGATAACAGCGGTTAGTAATACGTCATTAAAGTCCCAGAACCAAAAAACAGTATTAAATGTATTGGTCTAGGTTTCAACCAAAAAACAACTAACCGGAGAAAATAATATAACTTAAATACCAAGAAATATGCACATGTATGTCAATGCATATCGACATATATATTATCTAGTGCCTCAAGGCTTAGTGAGCAATGATTGTTGACAACAATACACTTTTGAACCTGGAAAATGGCAGTCAAGATGGACATTCTGGATCCATCATACAAAATGTGTGATTAATCAACTAAGACCGACATCTACCTCCCTGGAAATTGAATGATGCAAAATTATATGCAACGGGATAGGCCAATTGGGTAAAGATGGAACAATTGATCTTAGGCAAAAGGCCAAGAAAGGTACGCAATAGGACAGGAAAGCCCCTAAAATTTGCTAGTATTCAATTTCAAACAACTTTTACAATGCAGGTTAAAGTAATGTGATTCTCTAGTGCAATTGAGGCCCTGAAGGTTCTGATGCACAATATCTGGTGAAATTTCTGGTGGTTTTACTATACAGAGAAGTTGGATAAAGTTAGCAGCTACTATCACATTTAGCTAGACTATTTGGTTGTTTTCTATAACAAAAAGTTCCCTTAGATCAGTCAAACCTTAAAGTCAAAATTTTAAGGCGCAAGTGGAAATCTTCTTTCTGAGCGTTTCATCCAACTGTAAGAGTATTAACTCAACGTCCAATCTTCCCAGTAATAGATTTCAACATAACTCCACTGAGCAGCAAGACAGACATAAATCATACAACTGGATCAGTAACTGCTTCCTCTGACCCTTACCAGAGTGTGAACTTCTATTCCTCACCACTCCACATTTTCCCATTCTAGCATTTAAGCTGCAACATGGATTACAATTTCCAAATTCCCTTAACTTACTTTAGAAACTTGCAATGGTAAAGATCGCTCCATCTCTAAGAAACTGAAAAGTCTTTCCAGCATGTATTCTCTTAACTAAATAACCAACTAACTTCCAAATTCCAATGACTCAACAAAGATTACCATGTCAATAGATAAACTCATCCACACAGTGTTATCCCACCCCACTCAaccccaccccccaaaaaaaacTGTTACTCGCAATCTCTCGGAAAGTTCAAGTCTTTCCAGCAAGTAGCCTCTTTGCTAACTTCAGTAACCAACTCACTTCCAAATTCCAAAGGCTCAGACAGATTACCTGTCAATAGATAAACTCATCCACATAGTTTTATCTCCTCACCACCACAACCAATCCAACCCCTCACACACGCACTCAACAAAACCTGAAAAATCTACTCTGAACTAAAAGGGAGAAACAAAATATGACagaatcatataaaattcatccaaatcctCTGGAATGGAGGAAAGCTCAACTAGGGGATAATCACGAACTAATTCACACAATAAATTGATTGCTCCCAAGAGTATCAACTACCCAAAAACTGCAAACCACGATGGGCCAAGAATGCCCACATCTCAAAACTAATCCCCCAACCCAGCACCACCACCCCTTTTTTTATATCTGTGGTGTCTAGCCCCAATATTggcgcacctcaactaattccacgagCTACCTGCCAACTCCCTCAGCAATAGGTACCACGTAACTCTAACTCTGTCCACCAAATACCAGTtcacataaaaaaaatagcaattctTAACTAAACCAATCATTTAAAAAAGCAAACAACAATGAACGAACCGCAATGTGACCCACTACTTTTTCCAGGTGAAAAATGATTCAAACTTAAATGCCATTCACAACTCAAGCAAACTACAGTTAAATTACAAcacacaacaacatacccagtatattcccaccaaacTACAGTTAAAttacaaaacacacacacacaaaaaaagagaGCAAAAAACAGAGCAACCGAACaatcaaaaatcatcaaaaataaaaaacacagaTTCGAACTAAAAACTTCAAATAACAAGATATCAAATGGATCTAAACCACTACTAAATTATAACAGTCAAAAATTCACATTTCCATTTATCCCCAAAAAAACCCTAAATTTcagttcaaaaaattaaaaataaaaactttattcGAAATGAAGGAAGAAAAAACTAACCACAAATTAGCATTTGAATCGGAAAAAGCTGCTATTATTTTCCCACCAAATTGGAGTAGAAAAATATGGACCTTTCGAAGAACTCAAAAACTTTTGTTTTTGTGAAAAACCCCTGAGAGCCCAAAGAACAACCCTAAATTGCCCAAATACAATCTGTAAATTTTGGGAAATGAACAGCTAGGCATGGGcttggttttatatttttttctactagaGTTAACTATACATCATAGAGATCTTAACTATGGTTACTTTTTGGGCATGATTTTTAACTAGAGTTTGCAAACCATGGGTGTTAACTATAGTTACTTTGTGTGTAGAACATTCCTTTTTTTCTCTATGGATTTACGTTATATACACTGACGTTCTACGAAGATGTTTGATTAGGTTTAAAAGCTGGTCAAATTTGTTTTTATATGTAATCTTTGAGCTATCTATATGCGTAAATATCATTAGTGCTTATAACTAAAGAGTTATCTGATAGTTGGTTAGAGTTATACATGAATTAATTGTGGAGAAATCTGAATATTATTTATGTTAATGTTGTGTGAAGGTGTTTGATTAGGTTTATAAACTCGTCAAGCTagtttatatgtaattttttttactaaccTCTATGCGTAAATATCATCAGAAAAACTTTCTTGAAAAATTGGGTAGATCAAGAAAATTGTGTTAGCAACTGCAGCAAGAGCTGAATATGCAACAACAATCCAAGGTCTTTAGAGCTTATAAGTAAGAGGTCATTTTAGTTGCTGATTAGaattatatatacttatatagaTGTTagttataaaagaatttatgtattattttatgttttcctAGGTTTagtaatttcattttttattttgcataaaataatatacaaaaattctTATGACTTATACATGTACTAGTTATGCGAGTTTATAACTACAAATTGAACACAACATTAGGTGTGTTGAATTTTATATATAACAAAAGAATGCTATCAAATATGACGACCCCCATTTGTTTATACGTCAAGTTCCTAATTCATAAGTTGGTTACCTCAAATAATAATTTCAGAGCTTATCAAATTCCCAAGTCATAAGTTGGTTATCAAAAATAATGATTTCAGAGCTAATAAGTGTTTTTagtttgatcaatttttttataattttatccctCATATACTTCGTATCTCCAAGATGCtcttccaaaaaaacaaaaaacttttcattaattattttttcattctattCCTATCATTTGTAAATGTAAAAAATacctttcaatttattttttgaaaataattttaaggaTAATTCACTCATTTTAATAGAAAACCAAATACATTGGCTGTCTATGCCAATTTCAACACCTTTTCAgatacataataatttatttacaaattaatttttaacacttaaaagtattttatttgaTACGTGGCGAATCTAAGCAG encodes the following:
- the LOC107863143 gene encoding uncharacterized protein LOC107863143 — its product is MECNKDEALRAKIIAERKFEQKDYAGAKKFALKAQALYPGLDALAQMLTTLDIYIAAENKISGEVDWYGVLGVSPSTDDETVRKQYRKLALILHPDKNKSVGAEGAFKLLSEAWSLLSDKSKRLAYNQRRSSKGFQQKAPVHSGGPSAPPRNGFHNFTSKTSKTQKNASRVPSSSVNSSANQRSDTFWTICHRCKMHYEYLKIYLNHTLLCPNCHEAFMATETAPPFNHAKSSNSTRQWHQNAGNHAPNGNQFPIGRNASAGKTSGSAPASSNTANYSNFQQDSFSRMAGVGSSDPSIAAKAANVVQQAHEKMKRERDDSQTRQPPLKQRKLDDNGIRYGSNIPHYAERAYGFSSSKFNSTRELTPLENRNMLMGKARKEILSKLNEWRSQPQDAQKNKVKEGKKEKQRAANVLGQNVNGNVESSAMKGVKKDVNASANDAKQEDLLPQSMNVPDPDFHNFDQDRSESCFGDNEVWAAYDADDGMPRFYALISKVVSREPFKVRLSWLNSKTNSEFGPMEWVASGFYKTSGEFRIGRYETSKSVNSFSHKVRWSKGPRGSVLIFPMKGEVWALYRHWSPDWNQNTPDDVIHKYDMVLVLDDYNEEQGISVAPLVKVAGFKTVFRPDLNSEKVMRITREEMFRFSHRVPSHLLTGEEAQNAPKGCQELDPAATPLELLQTLPETNGVSAMQNDKDFNGLSPQNVQETKTRETADHTLNSSEDGMVNGEEAP